From the Pseudanabaena sp. FACHB-2040 genome, the window TGCCTGCTTCGTCAACTTCAATCAGCTCTTGGCCTTTAGTGACCTCCACCTTAACTGGCAGAGTCTCCTCGGGATTATTCTCAGCGATCAGGTCAGACAGCGACCGTCCGTCTGCGGTCTGCAGCTTGATGTCTGTTTTCTCGCCTACCAGCAGCCGGTTGCCGCTCGGCACAACGGCTGTTACAGGAACGTGAACCCCATCGGCAACGTAGACAGTCTGAGGGGAGGTCGAAAAAGTCTGCGGCTGAATTTGCTCGACTTTTTCCTGCGGAAAGATCTGGAAGTTGACGTTGTAGGGAATGTCTGAAAACGGCGAGCCCCGAAGCGTGGCAAAGAGGGCAAAGAGAATAGGCATTTGCACCAGCACTGGCAAGCACCCAGCCAGCGGGTTGCCAAACTCCTTGTAAACCTTGCCCATCTCCTCCTGGAGCTTAGCCGGATCGTCTTTGTGGCGCTCTTGAAGTTCCTTGACCCGCTTTTGCATAGCGGGTTGGGCGACCTTCATGCGACGCATGTTGCGGATCGATCCAGCATTTAAAGGGTAGAGCGCGAACCGGATGACCAGGGTCAACGCCACAATTGCCAATCCATAGCTCGGCACAATCCCGTAGAAAAAATCCAGGATTGGCCGCATGATGTTGTCAGAAAGAAATCCGATACCGAAGTCCATGCGCGCTCTGCCCTAAACGTGGCCTCAATTTCAATTACGACTCTACTCTATCTGAAAGAGTCTCAACCAGTTGAAATTACCGGCTACCCAGTGTCCCGCTCACGGCGCGGGCCTGGGGTGAAATTTTTTCGTTGATATAGTCGTACACGCCCCGAAAGTTGGGCATGGCTCTA encodes:
- the yidC gene encoding membrane protein insertase YidC, yielding MDFGIGFLSDNIMRPILDFFYGIVPSYGLAIVALTLVIRFALYPLNAGSIRNMRRMKVAQPAMQKRVKELQERHKDDPAKLQEEMGKVYKEFGNPLAGCLPVLVQMPILFALFATLRGSPFSDIPYNVNFQIFPQEKVEQIQPQTFSTSPQTVYVADGVHVPVTAVVPSGNRLLVGEKTDIKLQTADGRSLSDLIAENNPEETLPVKVEVTKGQELIEVDEAGNIKALAPGDATVQIKVPGLASNKGFLFIKALGRVGVTGDGGDIHWDILIMVLLFGVSLYANQVLSGQGPTSDNPQQNAVNKFTPIIFSGMFLFFPLPAGVLMYMLIANIFQTLQSFILSREPLPENLQKIVDAEAAKASSGDGRQALPFEPGSRSKKKA